In Sphingobacteriaceae bacterium, the following proteins share a genomic window:
- a CDS encoding transcriptional regulator: MNKQEGTRASQSNTGVTIRGNKDTAAEKKYKEIFEVAQTTRFQICPIRDIISRISDKWSMLSILALGGFGKMRFNELKNKIGDVSQRMLTVTLRNLEGDGLITRKIYPEVPPRVEYELTELGQSLLAQYAVFAEWASINGEIIIKSRKKHAA, from the coding sequence ATGAACAAACAAGAGGGCACACGGGCATCACAAAGTAACACTGGTGTAACTATTAGGGGTAACAAAGACACAGCGGCTGAAAAAAAATATAAAGAAATTTTTGAGGTAGCCCAGACCACGCGCTTTCAAATATGTCCCATAAGAGACATTATTTCAAGAATCAGTGATAAATGGAGCATGCTTTCTATCCTTGCGCTCGGTGGATTTGGAAAAATGAGATTTAACGAATTGAAGAATAAGATCGGTGATGTTTCTCAGCGCATGCTAACCGTTACACTGCGCAATTTAGAAGGTGATGGATTAATTACCCGGAAAATTTATCCTGAGGTGCCGCCGAGGGTAGAATACGAACTGACGGAGCTGGGTCAGAGTTTACTGGCGCAATATGCCGTATTTGCGGAATGGGCTTCCATAAATGGTGAGATTATAATTAAATCAAGAAAGAAACATGCTGCCTGA
- a CDS encoding RNA polymerase sigma-70 factor has protein sequence MTESNLTERDFGQLFELHYDGLCRIVFPILKDQAAAEDVVQDVFVKLWLRKGELQEIKNYQAYLYKSVVFRALDYLRKRKTEGLLKDELKIVSTQFQEADTALEQKELRNAIDAGLEKMPEQMRMIFHLSRFSGLKNREVAEQLNISIKTVESNLSKALKILADHLAIFSKNQTLNILIWLLTWYLLNT, from the coding sequence ATGACAGAATCTAATTTAACGGAAAGAGATTTTGGACAACTTTTCGAGTTGCATTATGATGGACTCTGCAGGATTGTCTTTCCAATTTTAAAAGATCAGGCGGCTGCCGAAGATGTTGTGCAGGATGTTTTCGTAAAACTATGGCTTCGCAAAGGCGAACTCCAGGAAATTAAAAACTACCAGGCGTATTTATACAAGTCGGTTGTTTTTAGAGCACTGGATTATTTACGCAAACGAAAGACAGAGGGTTTGCTTAAAGACGAACTAAAAATAGTTTCCACTCAATTTCAGGAAGCAGATACAGCGCTCGAACAAAAAGAGCTTCGCAACGCTATTGACGCAGGTCTTGAAAAAATGCCGGAACAAATGCGAATGATTTTTCACCTGAGCAGATTTAGTGGTCTTAAAAACCGGGAAGTTGCCGAACAATTAAACATTTCGATAAAAACCGTTGAAAGCAATCTGTCTAAAGCCCTTAAGATTCTTGCTGATCATTTGGCAATCTTCTCTAAAAACCAAACGCTTAACATTTTAATTTGGCTTTTGACATGGTATTTGTTAAACACATAG
- a CDS encoding sodium-dependent bicarbonate transport family permease, whose amino-acid sequence MNLDLLVSNITNPAFLFFILGIIAVKLKSDLEIPSNSSKFISLYLLFSIGFKGGQELSHENFSDEIIWSMLFGILISLLIPVYTFFILKRKMNVYDAGAIAAAYGSVSAVTFVTAVSYLESQKMEFHGHMVAIMALMESPAIVAGLILMSVFNKEEKIRVDKMSVIKHSLTNGSVLLILGSLIIGLMANAKQAEGIKPFTNDIFKGFLAIFLLDMGIRSGRKLSSFFSNGWFPAVFAILIPLFNGCMVALTSSMVTKDISSRFIFAVLAASASYIAVPAAMKLSAPKANEGLYLPMALAITFPFNITFGMPLYLMVIQHY is encoded by the coding sequence ATGAATCTAGATCTACTCGTATCAAACATTACAAATCCCGCTTTTTTGTTTTTTATTTTAGGAATTATTGCAGTCAAACTAAAAAGCGATTTAGAAATTCCTTCAAATTCATCCAAATTTATCTCTCTCTATCTTCTTTTTTCTATCGGCTTTAAAGGTGGGCAGGAATTATCCCATGAAAATTTTTCAGATGAAATTATCTGGTCAATGCTTTTCGGAATATTGATTTCATTATTAATCCCTGTCTATACTTTTTTTATTCTAAAAAGAAAAATGAATGTATACGATGCAGGAGCAATAGCTGCAGCTTATGGCTCGGTGAGCGCGGTAACTTTTGTCACTGCAGTGTCTTACCTTGAATCTCAAAAAATGGAATTTCACGGACATATGGTAGCTATCATGGCATTAATGGAATCTCCGGCTATAGTGGCCGGCTTAATACTGATGTCGGTGTTTAACAAGGAAGAAAAAATTCGTGTCGATAAAATGTCAGTGATAAAGCACTCTTTAACAAATGGCAGCGTACTGCTAATTCTAGGCAGTTTAATTATTGGGTTGATGGCTAATGCCAAACAAGCCGAGGGGATCAAACCTTTTACCAACGATATTTTTAAAGGCTTTCTTGCTATATTTTTACTGGACATGGGAATAAGGAGCGGCCGGAAATTGAGTTCGTTCTTTTCTAATGGGTGGTTCCCGGCAGTGTTCGCTATTCTTATACCCTTATTTAATGGCTGCATGGTAGCGTTGACAAGCAGCATGGTGACCAAGGACATTAGCAGCCGTTTTATATTTGCTGTATTGGCGGCAAGTGCTTCCTACATTGCTGTTCCCGCTGCCATGAAATTATCAGCACCTAAAGCTAACGAGGGTTTGTATTTGCCCATGGCCCTTGCAATTACATTTCCTTTCAATATAACATTTGGGATGCCACTTTACCTTATGGTTATTCAACACTACTAA
- a CDS encoding dihydroorotase (Catalyzes the reversible hydrolysis of the amide bond within dihydroorotate. This metabolic intermediate is required for the biosynthesis of pyrimidine nucleotides) yields MKRLVIKNATLVNEGSVFNSDLLIVNGRIEKIDKNIGIQGQRFDMIDAQGLYLIPGMIDDQVHFREPGLTHKASLNSESKAAVAGGITSFMDMPNTIPNTLSLDLLEEKYRLAQKSSLANYSFFMGVNKSNLQEALRIDNESVCGLSDDGLYFDNDEGILANYPEFLEKLFSRTNTLIALHCEDDSLIKSAGNFYQHLYDGDIPVRCHPLIRSEKACVVATKRVIELAEQFNTRLHILHVSTQSETGFFRNDLPIRDKRITGEACVHHLWFSDQDYRSLGNKIKWNPSIKTQQDKEGLLDALKKNKLDSIATDHAPHLLAEKSGSYDNAKSGGPLVQHALPLLLELYHQGKISLEDIVRKTSHNVAEIYRIRERGYIREGYYADLVMIDLNNPWKSTAEHLLYKCGWSPFENYTFKSKIMKTFVNGNLVYTAGAFNESEKGKRLNFEKER; encoded by the coding sequence TAGTCATAAAAAATGCTACGTTAGTGAATGAGGGATCTGTCTTTAATTCAGATTTACTGATTGTTAACGGGAGAATTGAAAAGATTGATAAAAACATTGGAATACAAGGCCAACGTTTTGATATGATAGATGCCCAAGGTTTGTATCTTATTCCAGGGATGATTGATGACCAGGTGCATTTCAGGGAGCCAGGTCTGACGCATAAAGCTAGTTTGAATTCCGAATCAAAGGCGGCTGTTGCCGGTGGCATAACCTCTTTCATGGATATGCCAAATACCATTCCAAATACTTTATCACTTGATTTACTGGAGGAAAAATACCGGCTGGCTCAAAAGAGTTCATTAGCCAATTATTCTTTTTTTATGGGGGTAAATAAATCTAATCTACAAGAAGCGCTCAGGATTGATAACGAAAGCGTTTGTGGATTAAGTGACGACGGATTATACTTTGACAATGACGAAGGTATATTGGCGAATTATCCTGAATTTCTTGAAAAATTATTCAGTAGAACAAACACACTTATTGCCCTGCATTGCGAAGACGACTCACTTATAAAATCCGCCGGCAATTTCTATCAGCATTTATACGATGGCGATATTCCTGTAAGATGCCACCCTCTGATTAGAAGTGAAAAAGCTTGCGTTGTTGCTACAAAAAGAGTCATAGAACTGGCTGAACAGTTCAATACACGGTTACATATTTTGCATGTATCCACGCAGTCGGAAACCGGTTTTTTTAGAAATGATCTGCCAATTCGAGATAAGAGGATTACCGGTGAAGCGTGTGTTCATCATTTGTGGTTTTCAGATCAAGACTACAGGAGTTTGGGTAATAAAATAAAATGGAATCCTTCGATTAAAACGCAACAAGATAAGGAGGGGCTTTTAGATGCCTTAAAGAAAAACAAACTTGATAGTATTGCCACAGATCATGCTCCCCATCTGCTAGCTGAAAAATCGGGTAGTTATGATAACGCTAAATCAGGCGGGCCATTGGTGCAACATGCTCTGCCTCTTTTATTGGAATTGTATCACCAGGGTAAAATTTCTTTGGAGGATATTGTAAGGAAAACGAGTCACAATGTTGCAGAAATCTACCGGATAAGAGAGCGCGGTTATATAAGAGAGGGGTATTACGCTGATCTGGTAATGATAGATTTAAACAACCCATGGAAATCCACTGCAGAACATTTACTTTATAAATGTGGCTGGTCGCCATTTGAGAATTACACTTTTAAAAGTAAGATCATGAAAACCTTCGTCAATGGTAATTTAGTTTACACTGCCGGAGCGTTTAATGAAAGTGAAAAGGGCAAGCGCCTTAATTTTGAAAAAGAACGATAA